In a single window of the Paenibacillus sp. MMS20-IR301 genome:
- a CDS encoding sugar ABC transporter permease — MKLKKVHAYVFVFPSLILTLVFGIYPLLWALRYMFYDYQGFGTPIFIGLDNFGRVLRDHEFWSSVGNTGVYALGKLVVTIPMSLLLAIILNRKMKGRTFLRAVYYLPTIFSASVMAIVFFIIFNSYNGILNQLLIRYHIISEPISWLGADHAMMTTIIIAIWGAVGNYMLLFLAGLQGIPNDLYEAASLDGANEFQKLKNVTIPLLGPVMQMIIMLAITISLKGYESIMVLTEGGPYGTTEVMYLYLFKLLFPISAEAQSIQQLGYGSAVGFTTALIVGGITLIYFRISKKMNDIY; from the coding sequence ATGAAGCTAAAAAAAGTACATGCCTATGTGTTCGTTTTCCCCAGCCTGATCCTGACCCTGGTGTTCGGCATCTATCCGCTGCTGTGGGCTTTGCGTTATATGTTCTATGACTATCAGGGGTTTGGTACCCCTATCTTTATCGGCCTCGATAACTTCGGGCGGGTGCTGCGCGACCATGAATTCTGGTCTTCGGTCGGCAATACCGGAGTTTACGCGCTCGGCAAGCTGGTGGTGACGATACCGATGTCCCTGCTGCTGGCGATCATTTTGAACCGTAAAATGAAAGGGCGTACATTCCTGCGGGCAGTCTATTATCTGCCGACTATTTTCAGCGCCTCGGTTATGGCGATTGTCTTTTTCATCATCTTCAATTCCTATAACGGGATTTTGAATCAGCTGCTGATCAGATACCATATTATTTCCGAACCGATCAGCTGGCTGGGCGCCGACCATGCCATGATGACGACGATTATTATTGCAATATGGGGCGCAGTCGGCAACTATATGCTCCTGTTCCTCGCCGGTCTGCAAGGGATTCCGAATGATCTGTATGAAGCCGCCTCGCTGGACGGGGCCAATGAATTCCAGAAGCTGAAGAATGTAACCATCCCGCTGCTGGGACCGGTCATGCAGATGATCATCATGCTGGCCATTACGATATCACTCAAGGGCTACGAGAGTATTATGGTCTTGACCGAAGGCGGACCGTACGGCACAACCGAGGTTATGTACCTGTACCTGTTCAAGCTGTTGTTCCCGATCTCAGCGGAAGCCCAGTCGATCCAGCAGCTCGGCTATGGCAGTGCAGTCGGCTTCACCACGGCGCTGATTGTAGGCGGGATTACGCTGATCTACTTCCGCATCTCCAAAAAAATGAACGATATTTACTAG
- a CDS encoding carbohydrate ABC transporter permease, whose translation MNHTRTNSVMSPRLSRWTGKAVLWIFLLAAALLALFPIIMVVLGSFKTNQELTGSATIWPKTWQFSNYAEAWKNANFSRFTLNSIFVSVATTVGTLLVASMSAYAVDRVQFIGKKAYSLLMASTLFISIGAVVLRPQFDLMVMLGLNRTLWGVIIILISAHATCYFILIGFFKSIPQDLDEAAMIDGCNFYSVYWRIVLPLLRPALAVAGLGAFQGSWNEYILPLVFTMSNPELQTLPVGLANLRYGIGAAAEVQLMMAGACLSILPLLVVYIFANKSFMQVTLGAVKG comes from the coding sequence ATGAATCATACCCGTACCAATTCCGTCATGTCCCCGAGGCTGTCCCGCTGGACCGGCAAAGCCGTGCTGTGGATCTTTCTGCTGGCGGCAGCGCTGCTGGCCTTGTTCCCGATCATTATGGTCGTGCTGGGCTCGTTCAAGACGAATCAGGAGCTGACCGGCAGTGCAACCATCTGGCCGAAAACCTGGCAATTCTCCAACTACGCGGAAGCCTGGAAGAACGCCAACTTCTCAAGGTTTACACTGAACAGCATCTTTGTAAGCGTGGCCACAACAGTAGGTACACTGCTGGTCGCCTCCATGTCTGCTTATGCGGTGGACCGGGTTCAGTTTATCGGCAAAAAAGCGTATTCCCTGCTCATGGCTTCCACCCTGTTCATCTCCATCGGGGCAGTGGTGCTGCGTCCGCAGTTTGATCTGATGGTCATGCTCGGGCTGAACCGGACGCTCTGGGGCGTAATTATCATCCTAATCAGCGCCCATGCGACCTGCTATTTCATCCTGATCGGCTTCTTCAAGAGCATCCCGCAGGATCTGGATGAGGCGGCAATGATCGACGGCTGCAACTTTTACTCTGTTTACTGGCGGATTGTCCTTCCGCTGCTGCGGCCTGCGCTGGCGGTTGCCGGACTGGGGGCCTTCCAGGGCTCATGGAATGAATATATTTTGCCGCTGGTGTTCACAATGAGTAACCCCGAGCTGCAGACGCTCCCCGTGGGGCTTGCCAATCTGCGCTACGGCATCGGTGCGGCGGCTGAGGTGCAGCTGATGATGGCCGGCGCCTGCCTGTCCATTTTGCCGCTGCTGGTAGTCTATATCTTTGCCAATAAATCATTTATGCAGGTAACGCTCGGCGCAGTCAAAGGGTAG
- a CDS encoding histidine kinase yields the protein MKLGFYKQSLKKRIQLFYIFLAILCISVTGVCSYLFAARSIERSALELKQGILNKSVQVMDEHLRHIVVSSFSFMLNDSFGQVMKDVRNNNSSHYYQNLSLLQTSFDQLKLVEPLIDAAYINTPTGDFFSTRDFPDRKTGFTEKYGDYLQQPGWNTLWVGAHESELFPGKGRVMSLLLKPTVIDNYYFSNVYMVVNMKEEAMRSILEQDLMNNQVQLFLLQKDGKMVLQPETQQYEFNTEQAFVSRFSGDQAGDFNYTNAQGEELLVNYSTLSMNEDWVLVSIQSKADLLHPLKQIRWLIIWIMLICTLVALSLSNLLASALLKPLNKLQRLMVEVEYNDLNVRFQSKYEDEVSAVGHKFNRMLDQIQVLIQEVRVSEQEKRKSEVKALQAQVDPHFLYNTLNTIFWKSENGEKKDVSEMIVALSLLFRLGLNNGHDITTLEQEIKHVRQYLQLQQKCYENLFTYSIEVEDEAYLTIPILKILLQPLVENSILHGFRDKADPGSIAIQISRSAGFLILKVTDNGCGMDAAELEAAVNGTEAERKGYALSNLRSRLSLYYGESAAIAFSSIPDIATSVTVTIPII from the coding sequence ATGAAACTCGGCTTCTATAAGCAGTCTCTGAAGAAAAGAATACAGCTGTTCTACATTTTCCTCGCCATCCTCTGCATCAGTGTAACGGGCGTATGCTCTTACCTGTTTGCGGCCCGGAGCATTGAGCGCAGTGCACTGGAGCTGAAGCAGGGTATTCTGAACAAATCGGTTCAGGTGATGGATGAGCATCTCAGGCATATCGTAGTCTCTTCATTTTCCTTCATGCTGAACGACAGCTTCGGCCAGGTAATGAAGGATGTGCGCAACAATAATTCATCACATTATTATCAGAACCTGTCCCTGCTGCAGACCTCGTTCGACCAGCTGAAGCTGGTGGAGCCACTGATTGATGCAGCATATATCAACACGCCGACCGGTGATTTTTTCTCCACCAGGGATTTTCCGGACCGGAAAACCGGCTTTACGGAGAAATACGGAGACTATCTGCAGCAGCCGGGCTGGAATACCCTGTGGGTAGGCGCCCATGAAAGCGAGCTGTTTCCGGGGAAGGGCCGTGTGATGTCGCTGCTGCTGAAGCCGACAGTGATCGATAATTATTATTTTTCGAATGTGTATATGGTTGTGAACATGAAGGAGGAGGCCATGCGGTCTATCCTGGAGCAGGACCTGATGAATAATCAGGTTCAGCTCTTTTTGCTGCAGAAGGACGGAAAGATGGTGCTCCAGCCGGAAACGCAGCAGTATGAATTCAATACGGAGCAGGCGTTCGTCAGCCGGTTCAGCGGCGATCAGGCAGGGGATTTCAACTACACCAATGCGCAGGGCGAGGAGCTGCTCGTCAATTACAGCACGCTGTCGATGAATGAAGACTGGGTGCTGGTCAGCATTCAGTCCAAGGCCGACCTGCTGCATCCGCTGAAGCAGATCCGCTGGCTAATTATCTGGATTATGCTGATCTGTACCCTGGTGGCGCTGTCGCTGTCCAACCTGCTGGCATCCGCGCTGCTGAAGCCGCTCAATAAGCTGCAGCGTCTGATGGTAGAGGTGGAGTATAACGATCTGAATGTGCGGTTCCAGAGCAAATATGAGGATGAGGTCAGCGCTGTCGGCCACAAGTTCAACCGGATGCTGGACCAGATCCAGGTGCTGATTCAGGAGGTGCGGGTCTCCGAGCAGGAGAAGCGCAAATCCGAGGTCAAGGCGCTGCAGGCCCAGGTCGATCCTCATTTTTTGTATAATACGCTGAATACGATATTCTGGAAAAGTGAGAACGGCGAGAAAAAGGATGTCAGCGAAATGATCGTCGCCCTCTCCCTCCTGTTCCGCCTGGGGCTGAACAATGGGCATGATATTACTACGCTGGAGCAGGAGATCAAGCATGTCCGCCAGTATCTGCAGCTGCAGCAGAAATGTTATGAGAACCTGTTCACCTATTCAATTGAGGTGGAGGATGAAGCTTATTTAACCATTCCCATATTAAAAATATTGCTTCAGCCGCTGGTCGAAAACTCGATTCTGCACGGATTCCGCGACAAGGCAGATCCGGGCAGCATTGCCATTCAGATCAGCCGCAGCGCCGGATTCCTGATTCTGAAGGTCACTGATAACGGCTGCGGAATGGATGCAGCAGAGCTGGAAGCGGCGGTGAACGGCACGGAAGCAGAACGCAAGGGATATGCGCTGTCCAACCTGCGCAGCAGGCTCAGCCTCTATTACGGGGAATCAGCAGCCATTGCCTTCAGCAGCATTCCGGACATTGCTACAAGCGTAACCGTCACAATACCGATCATCTAG
- a CDS encoding helix-turn-helix domain-containing protein, giving the protein MNPLTMCVMDDIQTVVKGIASTIPWPEHRIEVVGTAGNGEQGWELLLEKDPDIVISDIRMPKLSGLALMKRAADRGLRAKFIFISGYSDFSYAQEAVKLGASDYLLKPFTPPEILNAVLKVKSSIEADRAKSEQLVRLEQNMVASRSQLRQDYLTGLLRQETDARLKDSRWQELGIELDSGSLLVMAIEMDCYTEYGYTLRLDENEIIPFAVKNIVDETLKMHTRGVVLRESKQRLAAIFNPPEGMDTAELLELCRENVEKFSKNTVSIGLGTMARGPREIRTAFVHAAKALAYRFYSEGNCIFRFTELAGDNRAAPGYPEEKEKELLYALKSGNEAGCHEIISDIFRQWTLTGEYPDPLSMVRLLTGLAFAMYRAFCDEITEEERIQLEADLMALEENRSLTFGGWKSYIDHFSSMGCEFVEKNRLRDVTQSVNRAREYIRLHLEENLTLNSCAQAVHLSPSYFANAFKKETGMTLIQYITKMRMERAKELLIAGAQVQEISLMLGYEDRPYFSGLFKKYCGMTPTAFRQKYLK; this is encoded by the coding sequence ATGAACCCGTTGACGATGTGCGTTATGGACGACATTCAAACTGTTGTAAAAGGAATCGCCTCCACCATTCCGTGGCCTGAGCACCGGATTGAGGTGGTGGGCACCGCCGGCAATGGCGAGCAGGGCTGGGAGCTGCTGCTGGAGAAGGACCCGGACATTGTGATCAGCGATATCCGCATGCCGAAGCTCAGCGGTCTTGCGCTGATGAAGCGGGCTGCGGACAGGGGACTGCGGGCCAAGTTTATTTTCATCAGCGGATACTCCGACTTCAGCTATGCGCAGGAGGCCGTTAAGCTGGGGGCTTCTGATTATTTGCTTAAGCCGTTTACCCCGCCGGAAATTCTGAATGCGGTGCTGAAGGTGAAGAGCAGCATCGAAGCGGACCGGGCGAAGTCTGAGCAGCTTGTGCGGCTGGAGCAGAATATGGTTGCCAGCCGTTCGCAGCTCCGCCAGGACTATCTGACCGGTCTGCTGCGCCAGGAGACGGATGCCCGCCTGAAGGACAGCCGCTGGCAGGAGCTCGGCATCGAACTGGATTCAGGCAGCCTGCTCGTAATGGCCATTGAGATGGACTGTTATACCGAATACGGGTATACGCTCCGGCTGGATGAGAATGAAATCATCCCCTTTGCCGTTAAAAATATTGTGGATGAGACGCTGAAAATGCATACCCGCGGCGTTGTGCTGCGCGAGAGCAAGCAGCGGCTGGCTGCCATATTCAATCCGCCGGAGGGTATGGATACGGCGGAGCTGCTGGAGCTGTGCCGCGAGAATGTCGAGAAATTCAGCAAAAATACCGTTTCGATCGGCCTCGGCACCATGGCGCGGGGACCGCGTGAGATCCGGACAGCCTTCGTGCATGCAGCCAAAGCGCTGGCCTACCGCTTTTACAGTGAGGGCAACTGCATCTTCCGCTTCACGGAGCTTGCGGGAGATAACCGCGCAGCCCCGGGGTACCCCGAGGAGAAAGAGAAGGAGCTGCTGTATGCGCTCAAAAGCGGCAATGAAGCGGGCTGTCACGAGATCATCAGTGATATTTTCCGGCAATGGACGCTTACAGGGGAATACCCCGATCCGCTGTCTATGGTCCGGCTGCTGACCGGTCTGGCGTTCGCCATGTACCGTGCGTTCTGTGATGAAATCACCGAGGAGGAGCGTATCCAGCTGGAGGCCGATCTCATGGCGCTGGAGGAGAACCGTTCGCTGACCTTTGGCGGCTGGAAAAGCTATATCGACCATTTCAGCAGCATGGGCTGCGAATTCGTCGAGAAGAACCGGCTCCGCGATGTGACGCAGTCCGTCAACCGGGCCAGAGAATACATCCGTCTGCATCTGGAAGAGAATCTGACCCTGAACAGCTGCGCCCAGGCCGTCCACCTCAGCCCGAGCTATTTCGCCAACGCCTTCAAGAAGGAAACAGGCATGACCCTGATCCAGTATATTACGAAAATGCGGATGGAACGGGCGAAGGAGCTGCTGATTGCCGGTGCGCAGGTGCAGGAGATTTCCCTGATGCTCGGCTATGAGGACCGCCCGTATTTCAGCGGCCTCTTCAAGAAGTATTGCGGAATGACGCCAACAGCGTTCCGGCAGAAGTATTTGAAATGA
- a CDS encoding sugar ABC transporter substrate-binding protein, whose protein sequence is MDKKWVVATLSTVLAVSLAGCAADSGSKNGSAANSGNPADTKENSGTKSGEKTKIVYWTPDRHDADFMKSKIEQFNETNTDNIEVEMTVMGDNYPQAVDIAFASKQAPDVLQINDFQTYYKKGYMAPINDYMSSEMKDTFKDSLLENKNTVDGQIYTLPNTGQVWRLIYNKDVFEQAGIATPPKTLDEMVAAAKKITETGKKDGIYGFASPFKSSSGFWRASNTVAGASTNVGIDGYNYQTGKFDFSMYKDIASALRQMNEDGSMLPGVESLDIDPLRAQFAQGKIGMYINHSAEPGVYKDQFPTTINWAAVTVPTTDGTIKGASQIIGGSYIGISADSANKEAAWKFMEYVYSDSLQSEYYENGYGLSLIPTVISSGKKPSIPGIEGFLPKRYDAIYPANPLAITEGSLEGSKWSDAFSVYVFTGGDLDGIIKDLDTRYNASLEKARAAGTTNIVADPDFDASKLQGKLSTEE, encoded by the coding sequence ATGGATAAAAAATGGGTTGTTGCAACATTGAGTACAGTGCTGGCAGTAAGCTTGGCCGGCTGCGCCGCCGATAGCGGCAGCAAAAACGGTTCAGCGGCAAACAGCGGGAATCCGGCTGATACCAAAGAGAACAGCGGAACGAAAAGCGGTGAAAAGACCAAAATCGTCTACTGGACACCCGACCGTCACGACGCCGATTTCATGAAATCAAAGATCGAACAGTTTAACGAGACCAATACAGATAATATCGAAGTGGAAATGACCGTGATGGGTGATAATTACCCGCAGGCGGTAGATATCGCATTTGCCAGTAAGCAGGCACCGGATGTGCTGCAGATCAATGATTTTCAGACCTATTACAAAAAAGGCTATATGGCCCCGATCAATGACTACATGAGCAGTGAAATGAAGGATACCTTCAAAGACAGCCTGCTGGAGAACAAAAATACCGTTGACGGCCAAATCTACACACTGCCCAACACCGGACAAGTCTGGAGACTGATTTATAATAAAGATGTCTTTGAGCAGGCAGGAATCGCTACTCCGCCTAAAACGCTGGATGAGATGGTCGCTGCCGCCAAAAAAATTACGGAGACCGGCAAAAAAGACGGCATTTACGGTTTTGCCAGCCCGTTCAAAAGCTCCAGCGGCTTCTGGCGTGCATCCAATACAGTTGCCGGCGCCAGCACCAATGTCGGCATTGACGGCTACAACTACCAGACCGGTAAGTTTGACTTCAGCATGTACAAGGATATCGCTTCGGCCCTGCGCCAGATGAATGAAGACGGCAGCATGCTGCCGGGCGTGGAAAGCCTGGATATCGATCCGCTGCGTGCCCAGTTCGCACAAGGCAAGATCGGGATGTACATCAACCACTCGGCAGAGCCGGGCGTCTACAAGGACCAGTTCCCGACGACAATTAACTGGGCAGCGGTGACTGTGCCGACTACGGATGGAACGATTAAGGGCGCCTCGCAGATCATCGGCGGCTCATACATCGGCATCAGCGCAGACTCCGCCAACAAGGAAGCTGCCTGGAAGTTCATGGAGTATGTATACAGCGACAGCCTGCAAAGCGAATATTATGAGAACGGCTACGGCCTCTCCCTGATCCCTACTGTCATCAGCTCCGGTAAGAAGCCAAGCATTCCGGGTATTGAAGGCTTCCTGCCGAAACGCTACGACGCCATCTATCCTGCTAACCCGCTGGCGATTACGGAAGGCTCCCTGGAAGGCAGCAAATGGAGCGACGCCTTCTCGGTGTATGTCTTCACCGGCGGTGACCTGGACGGCATCATCAAGGATCTGGACACACGTTATAATGCTTCTCTGGAAAAAGCGCGGGCAGCCGGCACCACTAACATCGTGGCCGATCCTGACTTTGATGCTTCCAAGCTGCAGGGCAAATTGTCGACAGAAGAATAA
- a CDS encoding cupin domain-containing protein, producing the protein MIIGNDEAVTKVLNESTSRKILGMGGTLMMVEVTFAKGGIGEVHSHDRHEQISYIVKGSFEVLVGEETRILRAGDSFYAGYNVPHGVKALEDSVILDVFNPFREDFLEDKE; encoded by the coding sequence ATGATTATCGGTAATGATGAAGCAGTAACGAAGGTGCTTAACGAGAGTACTTCCCGGAAAATTCTCGGGATGGGCGGAACGCTGATGATGGTGGAGGTCACCTTCGCTAAAGGCGGGATCGGAGAGGTTCATTCCCACGACCGGCATGAGCAGATCAGCTACATTGTCAAAGGCAGCTTTGAGGTCTTAGTCGGGGAGGAGACGCGCATTCTGCGGGCGGGAGACAGCTTCTACGCCGGTTATAACGTCCCGCACGGCGTGAAGGCGCTTGAGGATTCCGTCATTCTGGATGTGTTCAATCCGTTCCGCGAGGATTTCCTGGAGGATAAGGAATGA
- a CDS encoding alginate lyase family protein: protein MKDYYLTQPELRSAAAYYALHFPQEAHDSVLIADHAVNNEFIVPYTGDLTRWIPLGNPVDWLHNPGNDPEFTWGMNRHWHMLDLGKAYLMNGRPQYVTAFTAHFRSWRAQNPVPVIESYEEAVFFQKLGPWRLLETGLRVQSWISAYKYMEDSPLLDEEFRSEFLAGLEEHAGFLTCYLGSTEINHAIMHMQGLYMIAAFYHWHPRAPYWRQLAEERLELCLLHQVGPEGVQIELTTHYHDAAIEMFGTPYLLGALSGHPFSAWYGGQLRKMAAFTEALVRPDQQSTGIGDSDWTGDGRRRLTLLGAILADDALTGRGTGNPECLWLLGAEEYERCIRLQAAHTPSVSSVAFPQTGYYIMRDRQQYLFFDAAPMGGAHGHADALNLEWMWKQQLLFTDTGRYTYEEGEWRRYFKSTLAHNTITVDGEDQTPYVSSQQWGEPLAGARTLRYESGSRYHFIDAAHDGYTRLPGPVVHRRWVLSGKDIPLMLIADWLEGDAAHSLEQRFHLHPEAVPRLSAEDGRTTASVTYPGSGVKLNMIWTTSGLTDERFSVTKQEGWVSEIYGSKSEIPVLAGKADFAGRAGILTVCLPGDTAEDSGPLRVIGCIIDAGRQTAELTYMYGAAAGTIMIGNDTLEWTE from the coding sequence ATGAAGGATTATTATCTGACCCAGCCCGAGCTGCGCAGCGCCGCCGCTTATTATGCCCTGCACTTTCCTCAAGAGGCGCACGACTCGGTCCTGATAGCCGATCATGCCGTGAACAATGAATTCATCGTTCCTTATACGGGAGATCTGACCCGTTGGATTCCGCTGGGTAATCCGGTAGATTGGCTGCATAACCCGGGCAATGATCCTGAATTCACCTGGGGGATGAACCGCCACTGGCATATGCTCGATCTGGGCAAAGCCTATCTGATGAACGGCAGGCCGCAATATGTCACGGCATTTACCGCACACTTCCGCAGCTGGCGGGCGCAGAATCCGGTTCCGGTGATTGAATCCTATGAGGAAGCGGTATTCTTCCAGAAGCTTGGACCTTGGCGGCTGCTGGAAACCGGCCTGCGTGTGCAGTCCTGGATCTCGGCCTACAAGTATATGGAGGACAGCCCGCTGCTGGATGAAGAGTTCCGCAGCGAGTTTCTGGCCGGGCTGGAGGAGCATGCCGGGTTCCTGACCTGTTACCTTGGCAGCACCGAAATCAATCATGCCATTATGCACATGCAGGGCCTGTATATGATCGCTGCCTTCTATCACTGGCATCCGCGCGCCCCTTACTGGCGGCAGCTGGCGGAAGAACGGCTGGAGCTGTGCCTGCTCCATCAGGTCGGGCCGGAGGGCGTGCAGATTGAGCTGACCACCCATTACCATGATGCGGCGATTGAGATGTTCGGCACGCCGTATCTGCTGGGCGCCTTGTCCGGCCATCCGTTCTCCGCCTGGTACGGCGGCCAGCTCCGCAAAATGGCGGCCTTCACGGAAGCGCTGGTCCGGCCGGACCAGCAGTCCACCGGCATCGGTGATTCCGACTGGACCGGTGACGGGCGGCGGCGTCTGACGCTGCTGGGCGCTATCCTGGCGGATGATGCGCTGACCGGACGCGGTACGGGCAATCCGGAATGCCTCTGGCTGCTCGGTGCGGAGGAGTATGAGCGGTGCATCCGGCTGCAGGCCGCGCATACCCCATCTGTGTCGAGCGTGGCTTTTCCGCAGACCGGATATTATATAATGCGGGATCGGCAGCAGTATCTGTTCTTTGACGCCGCCCCCATGGGCGGGGCGCACGGACATGCGGATGCGCTGAATCTGGAGTGGATGTGGAAGCAGCAGCTGCTATTCACCGATACCGGAAGGTACACCTATGAAGAAGGGGAATGGCGCCGTTATTTCAAAAGCACGCTGGCGCATAACACCATCACGGTAGACGGGGAGGATCAGACGCCGTATGTGTCTTCGCAGCAATGGGGCGAGCCGCTTGCCGGGGCCAGAACCCTCCGCTATGAGAGCGGGAGCCGCTATCATTTCATTGATGCGGCGCATGACGGTTATACCCGTCTGCCGGGGCCGGTAGTGCACCGCCGCTGGGTACTGTCAGGCAAGGATATTCCGCTCATGCTGATTGCCGACTGGCTGGAGGGCGATGCCGCGCACAGTCTGGAGCAGCGGTTCCATCTGCATCCGGAGGCGGTGCCCCGGCTGTCCGCTGAAGACGGCCGTACAACCGCATCGGTTACTTATCCCGGCTCCGGTGTGAAGCTGAATATGATCTGGACGACCAGCGGACTGACGGATGAACGCTTCAGCGTAACGAAACAGGAGGGCTGGGTATCGGAAATCTACGGCTCAAAGTCGGAAATTCCGGTGCTTGCGGGCAAGGCGGATTTTGCGGGCAGGGCAGGGATTCTGACGGTATGCCTGCCTGGAGATACAGCAGAGGACAGCGGGCCGCTGCGTGTAATCGGCTGCATAATAGATGCAGGGCGGCAGACGGCCGAGCTGACTTATATGTACGGCGCTGCCGCCGGAACCATCATGATTGGCAATGACACTTTGGAATGGACGGAGTGA
- a CDS encoding ROK family protein, translating to MIKQQHSAGGRGWTAGIDVGGTKTLLCLTGPDGGIISKRKLDTLLGGEPGGFMSWLFAQLAQLCRDHGTELAGLAGVGIGLPGVVDESSGILSCAPALGWPEEDIRPWIRREYEGIVVLDNDVNMAALGEQAAGAAAGREHFAMLTVGTGIGGALYLNGQLYRGAAFAAGEFGYLLLEPDDLPSGEPGAAAQQFGALESKASGTGIALEAARCQADGPLCAVLSGLAAGGPVTAQHVFAAAAQGSGLCARVLDRAFVLMAMAVANLAVTLNPQLVVLGGGVVDKNAEYAAELARRVRALSPVAVDIRRAELGNEAGAVGAAAAARRALFISFF from the coding sequence ATGATTAAACAGCAGCACTCTGCTGGGGGGCGGGGCTGGACAGCGGGGATTGATGTCGGCGGCACCAAAACCTTGCTGTGCCTGACGGGGCCGGATGGAGGCATCATCAGTAAACGCAAGCTGGATACGCTGCTGGGCGGGGAACCGGGCGGATTCATGAGCTGGCTGTTCGCGCAGCTTGCGCAGCTGTGCCGGGATCACGGCACGGAGCTTGCCGGCCTGGCCGGGGTCGGGATCGGCCTGCCGGGAGTGGTGGACGAGTCGAGCGGCATTCTCTCCTGTGCCCCGGCCCTCGGCTGGCCTGAGGAGGACATCCGCCCGTGGATCAGGCGGGAATATGAGGGCATCGTTGTGCTGGATAACGATGTGAACATGGCGGCGCTGGGCGAGCAGGCCGCCGGTGCTGCAGCCGGCCGGGAGCATTTCGCCATGCTTACGGTCGGCACAGGTATCGGCGGTGCGCTCTATCTGAACGGGCAGCTGTACAGAGGAGCGGCCTTCGCTGCCGGTGAGTTCGGCTACCTGCTGCTGGAGCCGGATGATTTGCCGTCCGGGGAGCCGGGTGCTGCAGCGCAGCAGTTCGGTGCCCTGGAGAGCAAAGCCTCCGGCACCGGCATTGCTCTTGAGGCGGCGCGCTGTCAGGCTGACGGCCCGCTGTGCGCGGTGCTGTCTGGGCTTGCCGCCGGCGGGCCGGTCACGGCGCAGCATGTCTTCGCCGCTGCCGCGCAGGGCAGCGGGCTTTGCGCCCGGGTGCTGGACCGGGCCTTCGTGCTGATGGCCATGGCGGTTGCCAACCTGGCCGTTACGCTGAACCCGCAGCTTGTCGTGCTTGGCGGCGGTGTTGTGGACAAGAATGCGGAGTATGCGGCTGAGCTGGCCCGCCGCGTCCGCGCCTTAAGTCCCGTTGCCGTCGACATCCGCAGGGCGGAGCTCGGCAACGAAGCAGGTGCCGTCGGCGCTGCTGCGGCTGCCAGACGGGCGTTATTCATTTCATTCTTTTAA
- a CDS encoding AraC family transcriptional regulator: protein MTMEEMSGLNVGAERIDAQKTLVCDGFQQTYYMNGSHFEIIPPPELGEGSCRSLLSRGSVQLTDFNLMFTRDMDASGEIRTPRTELVFCLGEGIEWGTSLEGSTFRIDTGEMALLHGGERGENCRYHRNAGYRFLSMDMSPEHYDRLTAALSGDERLRSREGKDTLFAKSRITPAIRPILAQIAECSYGPGIRELYLEGKMLELFAVYLNESLYQEEKVPGAVRLSKEDMQCLHLARTILQRDYVNPPTLAGLARLICLNEFKLKKGFKEMFGSTVHAYVIELRLQQAYRLLCEGGLSVSETAYRVGYGNVSHFAAAFRKRFGTSPGEYAMASRRQDSAAARQ from the coding sequence ATGACTATGGAAGAAATGAGCGGCCTGAATGTCGGGGCAGAACGGATTGATGCGCAGAAGACGCTGGTTTGTGACGGTTTTCAGCAGACTTATTATATGAATGGCAGTCATTTTGAGATTATACCGCCCCCAGAGCTTGGGGAAGGCAGCTGCCGCAGCCTCCTGAGCCGGGGCTCGGTCCAGCTTACAGATTTCAATCTGATGTTCACACGCGATATGGACGCCTCCGGTGAGATCAGAACGCCGCGTACAGAGCTGGTATTCTGCCTTGGGGAAGGCATTGAATGGGGAACTTCGCTTGAGGGCAGTACCTTCCGGATCGATACCGGTGAGATGGCGCTGCTGCATGGCGGCGAGCGGGGGGAGAACTGCAGGTATCACCGGAATGCCGGGTACCGGTTCCTCAGTATGGATATGAGCCCGGAGCATTATGACCGGCTGACTGCCGCTTTAAGCGGGGACGAGCGGCTGCGCTCCCGGGAAGGCAAGGACACTCTTTTTGCCAAAAGCAGAATTACACCGGCGATCCGCCCCATTCTGGCACAAATTGCGGAATGCTCTTACGGGCCGGGCATCCGCGAGCTGTATCTGGAGGGCAAAATGCTGGAGCTGTTCGCTGTGTATCTCAATGAATCGCTCTATCAGGAGGAGAAGGTGCCGGGGGCAGTCAGGCTGTCCAAGGAGGATATGCAGTGCCTGCACCTGGCCCGGACGATTCTGCAGCGTGATTATGTGAATCCCCCTACCCTGGCCGGCTTGGCCCGCCTGATCTGCCTGAATGAATTCAAGCTTAAGAAAGGCTTCAAGGAAATGTTCGGCTCGACTGTGCATGCCTATGTAATCGAGCTGCGCCTGCAGCAGGCTTACCGGCTGCTCTGCGAAGGCGGACTTAGTGTCAGCGAGACGGCGTACAGGGTGGGTTACGGGAATGTCAGCCATTTCGCTGCAGCCTTCCGCAAGCGGTTCGGAACCAGCCCGGGCGAATACGCCATGGCGAGCCGCAGACAGGACTCAGCGGCTGCACGGCAGTAG